A portion of the Stella humosa genome contains these proteins:
- a CDS encoding SURF1 family protein, whose protein sequence is MPDRWPYRFKPQRGATLAVIPALIILIALSIWQVQRHQWKAGLIAEREAGMAAPPMALPARIADPDSLAFRHVQVTGTLRHDKELFVAAVSRRGNDGYQIVTPLIRAAGPPVLVNRGWVPKDRKDPSRRLPGQVEGTVTIDGIARLRQVRSGLIPENQPGQNLWFTMDLPAMAAAAGLPEVAPVYVEAGPAPNPGIYPLGGQTRVSLPNDHLQYAATWFLLAIALGVIYVVYHRPKPTRPD, encoded by the coding sequence ATGCCTGACCGCTGGCCCTACCGCTTCAAGCCGCAGCGCGGTGCCACGCTGGCCGTCATCCCCGCCCTGATCATCCTGATCGCGCTCTCGATCTGGCAGGTCCAGCGCCATCAATGGAAGGCCGGGCTGATCGCCGAGCGCGAGGCCGGGATGGCCGCCCCGCCGATGGCCCTGCCGGCGCGGATCGCCGATCCCGACAGCCTGGCCTTCCGGCATGTCCAGGTGACCGGCACCCTGCGCCACGACAAGGAACTGTTCGTGGCCGCCGTCTCGCGGCGCGGCAATGACGGCTACCAGATCGTCACGCCGCTGATCCGAGCGGCTGGCCCGCCGGTGCTGGTCAATCGCGGCTGGGTCCCCAAGGACCGCAAGGACCCATCCAGGCGACTGCCCGGGCAGGTCGAGGGGACGGTGACGATCGACGGGATCGCCCGCCTGCGCCAGGTCCGCAGCGGCCTGATCCCGGAGAACCAGCCGGGCCAGAACCTGTGGTTCACCATGGATCTGCCGGCCATGGCCGCTGCCGCCGGCCTGCCGGAAGTGGCGCCGGTCTATGTCGAGGCCGGGCCAGCCCCCAATCCCGGCATCTACCCGCTGGGCGGCCAGACCCGCGTCAGCCTGCCGAACGATCACCTGCAATATGCCGCCACCTGGTTCCTGCTGGCGATTGCCTTGGGTGTCATCTACGTCGTCTATCACCGCCCGAAGCCGACCCGCCCGGACTGA
- a CDS encoding cytochrome c oxidase subunit 3 gives MAHDAHAKNHPYHLVDPSPWPFFGSMAALWLAVMALLYMHPEMLGAGIAPAVQKLGAWKIIAGLLPVLTVMALWWRDVVREGEHQGHHTPVVQIGLRYGMALFIASEVMFFVAFFWAFFDASLYPREAIGGVWPPKDIKTFDAFDLPLLNTLILLLSGCTVTWAHHELIEGNRKQVLQALGITVLLGLFFTSLQAYEYSHAAFGFSQNIYSSTFYMATGFHGFHVIVGTIFLAVCWYRVWIGHFKPHHHFGFEAAAWYWHFVDVVWLFLFVCIYWWGA, from the coding sequence ATGGCCCACGACGCCCACGCCAAGAACCACCCGTACCACCTGGTCGATCCCAGCCCCTGGCCGTTCTTCGGCTCGATGGCGGCGCTGTGGCTGGCGGTGATGGCGCTGCTCTACATGCATCCGGAGATGTTGGGGGCCGGCATCGCGCCCGCGGTGCAGAAGCTCGGCGCCTGGAAAATCATCGCCGGGCTGCTGCCCGTGCTGACCGTCATGGCGCTGTGGTGGCGCGATGTCGTGCGCGAGGGCGAGCACCAGGGCCATCACACGCCGGTCGTCCAGATCGGCCTGCGCTATGGCATGGCGCTCTTCATCGCGTCGGAGGTGATGTTCTTCGTCGCCTTCTTCTGGGCCTTCTTCGATGCCAGCCTCTACCCGCGCGAGGCGATCGGCGGCGTCTGGCCGCCCAAGGACATCAAGACCTTCGACGCCTTCGACCTGCCGCTGCTGAACACGCTGATCCTGCTGCTGTCGGGCTGCACCGTCACCTGGGCCCACCACGAGCTGATCGAGGGCAATCGCAAGCAGGTGCTGCAGGCGCTGGGCATCACCGTCCTGCTCGGCCTCTTCTTCACCAGCCTGCAGGCCTACGAGTACAGCCACGCCGCGTTCGGCTTCAGCCAGAACATCTATTCGTCGACCTTCTACATGGCGACCGGCTTCCACGGCTTCCATGTCATCGTCGGCACGATCTTCCTGGCGGTTTGCTGGTATCGGGTGTGGATCGGCCACTTCAAGCCCCACCATCACTTTGGTTTCGAGGCGGCCGCCTGGTACTGGCATTTCGTCGACGTGGTCTGGCTGTTCCTCTTCGTCTGCATCTACTGGTGGGGTGCCTGA
- a CDS encoding DUF983 domain-containing protein: MGCLITGTSPFATGLAARCPRCGKGALYEGFLTVRERCTHCGLDLSRHDSGDGPAVFIILILGAVVVALALWVEIRWQPPLWVHAALWTPFTLGVALAMLRPLKGVMVALNYRHRMDGSDA; this comes from the coding sequence GTGGGGTGCCTGATCACGGGCACCTCACCCTTCGCCACGGGCCTTGCCGCGCGCTGCCCGCGCTGCGGCAAGGGCGCCCTGTACGAGGGCTTCCTTACGGTGCGCGAGCGCTGCACCCATTGCGGGCTCGACCTGTCACGCCATGATTCCGGCGACGGTCCAGCCGTCTTCATCATCCTGATCCTGGGCGCGGTGGTCGTGGCACTCGCCTTGTGGGTCGAGATCCGCTGGCAGCCGCCGCTCTGGGTCCACGCCGCCCTCTGGACCCCATTCACGCTCGGGGTCGCCTTGGCGATGCTGCGTCCGCTGAAAGGCGTCATGGTCGCATTGAATTATCGGCACCGGATGGACGGCAGCGATGCCTGA